In one window of Bacillaceae bacterium S4-13-56 DNA:
- the hutG gene encoding formimidoylglutamase gives MSFTYLNPTGNTAFKDRHITKISETVQPYTAGAHGEIGLIGLPSSKSSISLSMAAQAPSTIRQSLGAYTTYSNSKGVDYSGLRIIDFGDVPSHPTNIEETLNRIHVSVDEILSTAACPRHILLGGDHGVSYPSIHAFQNHFGKIGVVQWDAHHDVRNLLDGGPTNGTPFRSLVDGQILQGEHLVQIGIRDHSNGEGYDHYAKDKGIHVYTMEDVEDQGILPIVKSEMKRLSEMVDFIYLSVDMDVVDQAFAPGCPAIGPGGLTSRELLASVRAASQFEKARAMDIVEIDPSKDVRDITSRLAAHTMIQFMYN, from the coding sequence GTGAGCTTTACCTATCTTAACCCAACAGGAAACACAGCCTTTAAAGATCGGCATATTACTAAAATATCTGAAACCGTCCAGCCATACACAGCCGGGGCACATGGTGAAATCGGACTGATTGGATTACCTTCCTCCAAATCATCCATTTCCCTATCAATGGCCGCCCAAGCACCCAGCACGATTCGTCAAAGTCTCGGAGCCTATACAACTTACTCCAACTCAAAAGGCGTAGATTATTCTGGACTCCGAATCATAGATTTCGGAGATGTACCTAGTCATCCAACAAATATCGAAGAGACCCTGAACAGAATTCACGTCTCCGTTGACGAAATACTCTCCACGGCCGCATGTCCCCGTCATATTTTATTAGGAGGAGACCACGGGGTCAGTTATCCATCCATCCATGCTTTTCAAAACCATTTCGGAAAAATCGGCGTGGTGCAGTGGGACGCCCATCACGACGTTCGCAATCTGTTGGATGGAGGTCCAACGAATGGTACTCCCTTTCGCAGCCTAGTGGATGGCCAAATTTTGCAAGGAGAGCATCTTGTTCAAATTGGCATTCGAGACCATTCCAATGGAGAAGGCTACGATCACTACGCAAAAGATAAAGGAATTCACGTCTATACTATGGAGGATGTGGAGGATCAAGGCATTCTACCAATTGTGAAGTCCGAAATGAAACGATTATCAGAGATGGTTGATTTTATTTATTTGTCGGTGGATATGGATGTCGTTGATCAGGCCTTTGCCCCTGGTTGCCCCGCCATTGGACCAGGCGGACTAACAAGTCGTGAGCTTTTAGCAAGTGTTCGAGCCGCTTCTCAATTTGAAAAGGCACGGGCCATGGACATTGTTGAAATTGATCCTTCCAAGGACGTCAGAGACATTACGAGTCGCCTAGCTGCTCATACGATGATCCAATTTATGTATAATTAA
- a CDS encoding Cof-type HAD-IIB family hydrolase produces the protein MDIRLIALDMDGTLVNDEHEVSQENRQAIKRAEDNGIHVILSTGRSLMNARDTAESIGISSYIITLNGGEIYNSKLELIERTPLSAEHVLRFWEMKEEHNIFFWSSTVQGMFNSKRLFDQPIDSYEWLKFGFDIPDDAVRQVILDELVENKELEVTNSSPTNIEINAAGVNKAAALKKVTNWLEITMDHVMAVGDSINDLAMIREAGFGVAMGNAQEIVKKEADWVTETNNDHGVARAIEKVLKG, from the coding sequence ATGGATATACGATTAATTGCACTAGATATGGATGGAACACTCGTAAACGATGAACATGAGGTTTCCCAAGAAAACCGACAGGCAATAAAAAGGGCTGAAGACAACGGAATTCATGTCATATTAAGTACTGGCCGCTCTTTAATGAACGCTAGAGATACAGCTGAATCCATCGGAATATCCTCCTATATCATCACCCTTAACGGTGGGGAAATTTATAATTCAAAACTAGAATTGATAGAAAGAACACCACTTAGTGCGGAGCATGTCTTACGCTTTTGGGAAATGAAAGAAGAGCATAATATCTTTTTTTGGTCCTCTACAGTTCAGGGAATGTTTAATAGTAAAAGACTTTTTGACCAACCAATAGATTCCTATGAATGGTTAAAGTTCGGATTTGATATCCCTGATGATGCTGTTCGTCAAGTTATACTAGACGAGCTTGTGGAAAATAAGGAATTGGAAGTCACTAACTCTAGTCCAACCAATATCGAGATTAATGCAGCTGGAGTAAATAAGGCGGCGGCTCTTAAGAAAGTTACCAACTGGTTAGAGATAACGATGGATCATGTCATGGCTGTGGGAGATAGCATTAACGATTTAGCTATGATCCGGGAAGCGGGCTTCGGTGTCGCTATGGGGAATGCACAGGAGATTGTGAAGAAGGAAGCTGATTGGGTAACCGAAACTAATAATGACCATGGTGTGGCTCGGGCGATTGAAAAAGTGTTGAAGGGTTAG
- the nagB gene encoding glucosamine-6-phosphate deaminase: protein MKLIEVKDHVEMSRKACDILVERVTELSHPVLGLATGSTPKKVYDCLRKKPISFRDVTTFNLDEYVGIAPNDPNSYRFYMDHIFFNHVDIQTSSTNVPSGYGLDLQKECQDYEKKIRDAGGIDVQLLGIGVNGHIGFNEPRTPFNSRTHVVELSESTRKANARFFERMEDVPKQAITMGIETILESKEIILLASGLKKAKAIERLLYGDISEDFPASALRNHPNVKIIADHEALSMVYPALTGINTPTSSFK, encoded by the coding sequence ATGAAACTGATAGAAGTTAAAGATCATGTGGAAATGAGTCGCAAGGCGTGTGACATTTTAGTTGAAAGAGTTACAGAATTAAGTCATCCCGTACTGGGACTTGCAACTGGATCTACTCCTAAAAAGGTCTATGATTGTTTGCGAAAAAAACCAATTTCTTTTAGGGATGTTACAACCTTCAATCTAGATGAATATGTTGGTATTGCTCCTAATGACCCGAATAGCTATCGCTTTTATATGGACCATATCTTTTTTAATCATGTTGATATACAAACATCCAGTACTAATGTTCCTTCTGGATATGGTTTGGATTTACAAAAAGAATGTCAGGATTATGAGAAAAAAATTAGGGATGCAGGAGGAATTGATGTTCAACTCCTTGGCATTGGGGTAAACGGACATATTGGATTTAATGAACCGAGAACGCCGTTTAACTCACGTACTCATGTGGTGGAACTTTCTGAGTCGACGCGAAAAGCCAATGCTCGATTCTTTGAACGTATGGAGGATGTTCCTAAACAAGCAATCACAATGGGGATTGAAACGATTCTCGAATCTAAAGAAATTATTCTTCTAGCATCTGGTTTGAAAAAAGCAAAGGCCATCGAACGCTTACTGTATGGTGACATTAGTGAAGATTTCCCTGCTTCCGCCTTACGTAACCATCCCAATGTAAAAATTATTGCGGATCATGAGGCATTAAGTATGGTGTATCCCGCATTAACGGGCATTAATACCCCCACCTCAAGTTTTAAGTGA